The following coding sequences are from one Nitrososphaerales archaeon window:
- a CDS encoding ZIP family metal transporter codes for MQTLLLIIFFVLLNSSISLIGILFLPFNRAVINKILMTLVAFASGALLGGAFLHLIPEGYEIGGEMGFAYVLSSILIFFILEKFLRWRHCHDIECKIHAFAYLNLIGDSIHNCIDGVIIATSFLVSVELGIITAIAVIIHEVPQEVGDFGVLLYGGFDKMRALLYNFVAQVSSILGAISTYYLASYIEYLLPPLVSLAAGGFIYIGATDLFPELHKRVNVKDSIHQFMALLLGVIIMWSLKIIFE; via the coding sequence ATGCAGACATTGTTATTGATCATCTTCTTCGTCCTATTAAACAGCTCTATATCACTTATTGGAATCCTATTCTTACCCTTTAATAGAGCGGTAATTAATAAAATTCTGATGACTTTAGTGGCTTTCGCATCTGGCGCACTATTGGGAGGTGCCTTTCTCCATCTGATACCTGAGGGTTATGAAATAGGTGGCGAGATGGGATTCGCTTATGTCCTCTCAAGTATTTTAATATTTTTCATTCTGGAGAAGTTTCTACGATGGAGGCATTGCCATGATATAGAATGTAAAATTCATGCATTCGCCTATTTAAATCTCATAGGGGATAGCATTCACAATTGTATAGATGGTGTCATCATTGCTACGAGCTTTTTAGTTAGTGTAGAGTTGGGTATAATAACCGCTATTGCGGTGATTATACATGAAGTGCCGCAGGAAGTTGGGGACTTTGGTGTCCTTCTATATGGAGGTTTCGATAAAATGAGGGCTTTATTGTATAATTTTGTAGCTCAGGTAAGCTCGATCCTCGGTGCAATCTCCACTTACTACCTCGCTAGTTATATCGAATATCTTCTACCACCTCTAGTTTCTTTGGCTGCAGGAGGTTTTATCTATATTGGTGCAACAGACCTCTTTCCCGAGCTCCATAAAAGGGTGAATGTTAAAGATTCTATCCATCAATTTATGGCTTTGCTTCTAGGTGTAATAATAATGTGGTCTTTAAAGATTATCTTCGAATGA
- a CDS encoding (Fe-S)-binding protein: MKIDTTYPSMKYRLYATKKKDMDILKLPFPREWSHKDFNLPPNWKEVALNKLKELKGRYRSLQLFLDICVQCGACTDKCPFFLGTLDPHNMPVARQELLRSIYRRYFTLTGRLFRSLVGAKELDEGMINLWYTYFYQCSECRRCSVFCPYGIDTAEITRAAREVLAAIGLTPRSLTESIAKCHLVGNHMGIPPAALLSSIQLVEEEIKEETGVEVKVPINKKGAEILFITPSADFFGGPHWGTFKGWVKLFHHIGLDYTISTYASEGGNFGTWLTYETMKKLNKKIVAEAKRLGVKWLLGGECGHMWRVIHAFMGTMNEPLDFLEEPKSPITGTKFKRAASTKFVHICEFTADLIKHGKLKLNPKANDQYIVTYHDSCNPARVMGLIEEPRYILKHVCNNYVELDPNLNREKTMCCCSGGGLLADELLELRLKAVKPKIDAIKATGANFLACICAIDKAAFSDYFSHLKIPIAVGGVHELVGNALIMS, encoded by the coding sequence GTGAAGATAGATACTACCTATCCATCGATGAAGTACAGATTGTATGCGACGAAGAAGAAGGATATGGATATATTAAAACTCCCATTCCCAAGAGAATGGAGCCATAAAGACTTCAACCTCCCACCAAACTGGAAAGAAGTGGCTCTTAATAAGTTGAAAGAGTTAAAAGGGAGGTACCGTTCTCTTCAGTTATTCCTCGATATATGTGTGCAGTGTGGTGCTTGTACCGATAAATGCCCATTCTTTCTTGGAACCCTTGACCCTCATAATATGCCCGTGGCAAGGCAGGAGTTATTGAGATCTATCTATAGAAGGTACTTTACATTAACAGGTAGGCTCTTCAGGAGTCTGGTAGGTGCTAAAGAGCTCGATGAAGGTATGATTAATCTTTGGTATACTTACTTCTACCAATGCTCCGAATGTAGGAGATGCTCGGTCTTTTGTCCTTATGGAATAGATACAGCCGAGATTACAAGAGCGGCGAGAGAGGTACTTGCGGCAATAGGTTTAACGCCTAGATCCCTCACAGAGTCGATAGCAAAGTGCCATCTGGTCGGGAATCACATGGGCATACCCCCTGCAGCACTCCTTAGCTCGATTCAACTTGTCGAGGAAGAGATAAAGGAGGAAACTGGAGTTGAGGTCAAGGTTCCTATAAATAAAAAAGGCGCGGAGATCCTGTTCATCACACCTTCAGCAGACTTCTTTGGAGGACCACATTGGGGTACATTTAAGGGATGGGTGAAACTATTTCATCATATCGGGCTCGATTATACGATCAGTACTTACGCTAGTGAAGGTGGTAACTTTGGGACCTGGTTAACTTATGAAACTATGAAGAAGCTGAATAAGAAGATCGTTGCCGAAGCGAAAAGGCTAGGTGTAAAATGGCTACTTGGAGGGGAGTGTGGGCATATGTGGAGGGTCATTCATGCATTTATGGGTACGATGAACGAACCTCTGGATTTTCTTGAAGAGCCAAAATCACCGATCACGGGGACTAAATTTAAAAGGGCGGCATCGACCAAGTTCGTCCATATATGTGAATTTACGGCAGATCTTATAAAGCATGGTAAGCTTAAACTTAACCCTAAAGCAAATGACCAATACATCGTAACCTACCATGATTCTTGTAATCCGGCAAGGGTCATGGGCTTGATCGAAGAACCGAGGTACATACTGAAGCATGTATGTAACAACTATGTGGAGCTCGATCCTAACTTAAATAGGGAAAAGACTATGTGTTGCTGCTCGGGAGGTGGATTGTTAGCAGATGAACTTTTAGAGTTAAGGCTAAAGGCTGTTAAACCGAAGATAGATGCGATAAAAGCGACCGGGGCGAACTTTCTTGCATGTATCTGTGCGATCGATAAAGCCGCTTTTTCTGATTACTTTTCACACCTTAAAATACCGATAGCGGTTGGAGGAGTGCACGAGCTCGTCGGAAATGCTTTGATTATGAGTTAA